AGATTTTCGTGCTTTAACCAATTTAAGTGGAAGATCTTCTGAAAGTTGCCCATCTAAAATGCGCCTTCAATTTGCAATGCTCATTGATTGAAAATttgcaaaatgaaatgcaTTAGACTGAGACAGGCAAAGGTTAAATTATGTCTGCATTCGCAGAGATGCGGCTACAATAAACAAACACGAAAGGGGCAAAAGGGGGGCAGGGGGGATAGTCAGTCAGAATGCAAAGCTTGTTAAAATTCATGTAATGCATTAACAaagaacaacaaccacaaattacacacacacacacgcacacacactgaTGAGCCAAAAGGGGGGCTGGATCCACTGAGTCAAAAGGCCGACGGGCTGCAAtgaaaaggcaattaaagcgCAGAGGCGGAGAAGGGGCAGGTTGCAGTGGAGGGGGGCAAAACACAGAGGTTGGGGataatgctgctgctgctgctgctgccgttgccgTTGCAGCAATCAATTGCATGCTTCAATGGACAAATATACGAGCATAGACAAGTGGAGAGCCAGCTCAGATAGACATGGCCGATACGGACGCCAAAGCAAATGCGTTCGCCCAACCACAGTGAAGCTCACATACAGCAAACTGTCACTTTACGGCCTAAGTAACAAATATTTCAGGATGAGACATACATTATAGAAGCCTAAAGTATTATAGTTCGGCTAACTTTCTTCacttgatttttgtttttgttgatttGAACTTCTAGCGTTCTTATTGATGTTTGCCTGTAACTGCGTTTGTTCATCTGTGTGTTTTCAGCGTATGTATCTGTGAATTGTCCACAGCAGACACCCGTGGGACGGACGGAAAAGCGACTAGATGGACTCAACTAGATAAAAACCTTAGTTGGCTTGGTGCCCGGCCAAAATGAGGAATACAAGTGGGGCTGGAGAGGCACTGAGTTGGGCTGGGTTGGCTTTGGATTGGTTTGGTTGGGTGTTCGAGAGTTGGAGCTTGTAGCTTGTAGCTCCAACCGTCTGCATCTTCATTCGCCTCCTTCGACGGCGGCAGTCAAGTGGAACGGCACAAAAACTTGTTAACTTTTTTCGCTACAAAAGGTCCGGAGAGTGCCAAGTTGAGTCAATCAACTGGCAATCTGCCTCTGTCCCTGCCCCTGCTCCTTGCTCCAGCTTCTCCCCCCTGTCTGTGCTCACTTGGCAGCAATTAATCAAATGGCAGACCCCGAATCCAACTCGCAGCTTCGGGCTTTATTATTGCAATCAAGTCATTTACCTGCAAAACGCTTAATTATCACTTTTTGGGGCGGCAATTTGCAATTAGCAGACAAATTCTTcacatgccacgcccacctcaGGACCGCTTCTCCTTTCGCTTCCCCAGCGGCTCTCGTCCAAAGCCATATTTCTCCCCATACAGCGGACTAATCCCTGCCAGCAATTGATGGGCGGACTCATAGACGGTGTCGCAATTGGCCACCTCATCGGCCACATCATCGAACTCATAGGACACGATCCGATAGCCAGCGCTACTTAGTTGCACACAATAGATGACCTGCTCCAAGGTGCGAATATTAATGTAGGCCACGCCGCGACAATGGGGTAGGAACTCGGCCACGATCAAGTGGTCCGCAAAGTCCTGGCACGAGTCCACCATCCGTTGCGCCTCTCGAAGCGCGTGGAAGTCGTTTTCGTCACTCTGGACGAGAGCCATTCATAGAAATTTCTAAGCACGAATTTTGGACAGAACAGGCGAGGGATTTTGACAGATATTTACATTACAGTTGTTTCGTGTTCTTTCGCGTTTTATGAATTTATTATTACCTCAATTAAATCAATAAAGAGTTGCAATACAGCCCTCATCTCACTGTAATATTAATTACGTGAAATTAATCCAAAATAATCCGCATCACATGCGTATGTTTGGCACAGCCTTTTAAGCTGAAGGGTATCTTAGTAGCATCGGAATCCCACCGATATGCACAGCATTCCCTTTTCGTTTTCAAGACATTATTCCGTATTATGCATCCGCTTAACTCCTCGTTCGGCTCCGCTTAAGCCCTTCAACCCCCTCAACCGATTCCCTGCCATATCTGCCGCCTTGACTTCCTCAACTCGGAGAAACCCAGCTCAAGTGCTCTGGGACCTCGGGGTCTTAGTCTCCTGATGCTGCCTGCTGCCGttggaaaacaaaaaggacAAAAGCAAGGAGTCTCGGGCCCAGACTCATGACAATCGAATGGAGAGTGGGGAGAGAccaaagaatatatatatgtaaaggGGTTGAGGGAA
This genomic interval from Drosophila mauritiana strain mau12 chromosome 2R, ASM438214v1, whole genome shotgun sequence contains the following:
- the LOC117138474 gene encoding protein GSKIP homolog, with amino-acid sequence MALVQSDENDFHALREAQRMVDSCQDFADHLIVAEFLPHCRGVAYINIRTLEQVIYCVQLSSAGYRIVSYEFDDVADEVANCDTVYESAHQLLAGISPLYGEKYGFGREPLGKRKEKRS